The genomic segment tggtggggggaggCTGGCTGCGGCCTGCGGATTGTCGGCGGGCTGGTTCGGGAACGTCGCAGCGATGTGCGAGCTGGTGAGTGCGCAGGAGCGGCAGAGCTTGCGAACGCAGCAGAGTTAGTAGCTGGCTTGTGACCGACGAGCCGATGCgtgcacaggaaaaaaaaaaagatgatgaatCGCCTCGCACGGTGTCGATTTGCACTGTTTGTTATTGTCCTAGCTCATTCCACAGCAGCTGCTCCGtgactgtcaaaaaaaaaaaaaaaaaaaattaaaaaaaataacaaccacCCCAAAATCCAGCGTGAGTCGCGTGATGAATTCAGACTTGCTCTTGCATGTAATTGTTTGGACTGACAGCGAGAACTGTGAGCCGGGATTGATTTGATCTGCAGGCAAATGCCACATCGCTGAATCACGACGTAAACATGACATTTAGTTGGGCTTGCGTGCGATTGAAGTTTGCGGCAGGGCATCGTGTGGCTCGTGCAAcgtgccttcttttttttcgcGCAGTGCATGatgagggggagagagaggtgGAGTTCTCTGCAATCTCCACCTCTCTCTTCCCGTCATGCGCTTTGCACAAACGGGCACCTTGTCCCGCAGCAGCTTAAATGAAACCCTTGCAAAAGGACTCCCGCAATGATCGCAAGTCATTCTTCTATTAAAAAGCGGTAACGACGGTTTATACCTTGTATTAGTCCAGAGAAGGATATTAAGCTGATGAATTGGGGAAAGCTCATCAAATGTGCTCATCTGTTCCAGGTTTAATGGCAATTTACATTTTATCTTTAATTTAAAGACTCCAACATGTCTATAGTCCAgttatgaggacaagcagtatagaaacaCTATGGATGGTGACTTACTAGAATCGTGCTTGGTAGAGCAGAGACCTGTGGCACGGCTGAGCTGTGAACACGTGGAGAGACATTTGCGGAGGAccatattcatgttttgtttttcgcaTGTCACTTCCTGGTTCTGCCTGTGCATATGAATGGGGGCTTTGGTGCATGGATTCTGTGGTGGACCATTCATGCTACTGTATAGTGCCTCAAGAGTCTTGGACCGACACCAAAATCTGGATCTACACCAAAACGGAAATGGTTCTCCCATGGCTCATGCCCCAGCTTGATACCGAATTTGATGAACTTCCTGTTGGTGAGCGTCTTCttcctttgtgtgttttctcagtGAGGCCTCGCGGTGATGGCAGTCCCGACTGAGCTTCAGCATGACTAGCGTGCGGACGTGATCCTTCCCCCTGTGCCGTCCCCGCatcccctcctcttcctctcctttGCTCCGCGCCCATCCCACAACTGCACCCATCCTGTTTCCGTGTGTGGAATCGGCATCCCTTATGATGGCATGCTGCGGGCGCTCTTTGGACTCCCCGTGTACACTGGGCTTGCTGGTGGGCTTCCAGTTCGCCTTTGTGCTCTACTTCTCCCTCGGGGGCTTCAGAGGCTTGGTGTCCGTCCTGGTTCACACCACGGAGCGAGAGTTCGACTACTCGCGACCCCACGACGTCTACACCAACCTCAGTCATCTGAGAGCGCCGCCTCCCCCACCTCGGAACTCTGGCACCGGACCTCCTGTGGTGGGACCGCCACTGGCCGACTGCCAGATTGTGTCCCCGCTGCTGGGTGAGGATGCAAATACGGCGGACCCCCGCGATTCGAGGGGGATCGCGATTGGGATCGGGCTGGACTGCGAAGAGCCAAAATTTGCGTACAATTGACGGCCATTAGAAATacattgaagaaaaaagaaaaatgttaaccCCAACAATTCTTGAATATGCAGGGATAAACTGCCAACAAGTGTTTTTGGGATTGGTTatcgccgcccccccccccaaaaaaaggggggaaaaatgttaaaactgaaaaaaaataataataatcataattcatGAATAGGTCAATCAGTGGGTGCCGAACTGCGAGTATGTGGAGGTCTACTGTACATAAGAAAAGTTTGATTCGTCTGATTGGAAGGATCGTATGTCAAACCTTTCCTTTCCCCACAGTCGGGCCCGTGTCTGTGCACCTTTCGTCACCTCTGACTTTAGAGGAGATCAGAACGAGGAACCCGTTGGTGTTGCCAGGCGGACTCTACCGTCCACCGGACTGTGAACCTCGGCACCGCACTGCCATCGTGGTACCGTACCGGAACCGGCAGACGCATCTTCGTGCTCTCCTCTACCACCTCCATCCTTTCCTGCAGAGGCAACAGATCCACTACAGCATCTATATAGTGCAGCAGGTCAGGAGAACAAGTTATCGATCCAAACTGTTCCATTAAAGTTATCGTCAGCGTTCATATTAATTCAATGTTATTCTGTACAACTTTGAAATCAGGTTGGTGAAATTGCAAAGCGTTTTTGTTAAGAAATGCCAcattgctcatatgatttgcaacagGATGATAATCATATGAATGCTTTCAGaatgtacttgtaattatttggaCCAAAACAATGGGAACGATTTGGAACAGTTACTCTcagcccacttgagatcaaactGGAGTGACCTGTTGTGATCCGCAAActgaaatgagtttgacaccttggCTGCATTTACAGACACATGCCAGTCTGGCAGGTGCAATTCAAGtgtggaattattattattattgggcaCAGCGTCACTCTGAGCTGCTACGTTGTTGGTTTCGTtctgatgtgctgaatccatgCAAGAATGCAACTTCCCTTCCACAGTTCTTATTTTTCAAAGAGAATGGGGGAGAGACAGATACTTGTGTAGAATATGGCATGAGTGATGCAGCGACGTGTGCAAGAACCCTTTCACAGGTATCGCGTTTGCGAAGAAAGCGTGAACTATTGCATGAGGTCAAAAGAAGGTAGCGTGATCGACGGAATGGATTCGTGTTGCTTCCgccaatgtttttggaaaatatcCTGCGTGTTTTTGTCTCGCAGTGGGGGAACGGAACCTTCAACCGAGCCAAGCTGCTGAACGTTGGCGTGCGGGAAGCTCTCCGAGATGAAGACTGGAGCTGCATCTTCCTGCATGATGTTGACCTGCTGCCTGAGAACGACCACAATACCTATACCTGCCACAAACAGTTTCCTACACACCTGTCTGTGGCCATGGACAAGTTTCGATACAGGTAGACGCTCATCATGAGAATGCGTATGACCAGTGGAGCGCTACAAGTGTTAGTCTACATGTGTTATAGTCCCTGTAAAGATAAAatacaaccgcaattccaatgaagttgggacattgtgttaaacataaataaaaacagaatacagtgatttgcaaatcatgttcgacccatatttaattgaatacactacaaagacaagatatttaatgttcaaactgataaatttgattcttttcagcaaataatcattaacttagaattttatggctgcaacacgttccaacaaagctgggacagggtcatgttaaccactgtgttacatcaccttttcttttaacaacattcaataaacgtttgggatctgtggacactaattgttgaagctttgtcggtggaattctttcccattcttgctcgatgcaCAGCTTCAGCAGGGTACAGGGTACAGGgtctccattgttgtattttacgcttcataatgcgccacacattttcaatgtgagacaggtctggactccaggcGGCCCAGTGTAGTACCCGCActtgaagccatgctgttgtaacacgtgcagaatgtggtttggcgttgtcttgctgaaataagcattggcgtccatgaaaaagccgtcgcttggatggcagcatatgtttctccaaaacctgcatgtaccgttcagcattaatggtcccttcacagatgtgtcagttacccatgccattgccactaacacagccccataccatcacagatgctggcttttaaacttttcatccataacagtccagatggttcttttcctctttggcccggaggacacgacgtccagaatttcccaaaacaatttgaaatgtggactcgtcggaccacagaacacttttccactttgcgtcagtccatcttagatgagctcgggcccagagaggccgacggcgtttctgggtgttgttgatgaatggcttttgctttgcatagcagagtttcaagttgcacttacggatgtagcgccgaactgtatttactgacattggttttctgaattgttcctgagcccatgcggtgatatcctttacacattgatgtcggtttttgatgcagtgccgcctgagggatcgaaggtcacggcattcaatgttggttttcgaccttgccgctttcatgcagtaatttctccagattctctgaaccttttgatgatattatggactgtagatgatgaaatccctaaattcctaaattgaggaacattgtccttaaactgtgcgactattttctcacgcacttgttcacaaagaggtgaacctcgcctcattttctcttgtgaatgactgagcaattcagggaagctccgtttctacccaatcatggcacccacctgttcccaattaatctgttcacctgtgggattttccaaacaggtttttgatgagcattcctcaactttctcagtcttttttgccacctgtcccagcatttttggaacgtgttgcagccataaaattcaaagttaatgattatttgctaaaatcaatcaagttgattagtttgaacattaaatatcttgtctttgtagtgtattcaattcaatataggttgaacatgatttgcaaatcactgtattccatttttatttatgtttaacacaacgtcccaacttcattggaattggggttgtacatactgtatatcgtaaatttgacacgccacagagaagagtgttgttaaaatccctgccaaatttgaacgatAAGAAAATTACCAAGTGTATAAAATGagacttcaaaatcatgaaaaatctcCGCTTTCATACACTGTCGGGCATAACCGTTGAATGCTGAAGCCACGCCCCGCTCATCTGCCAGCCAGCAGTCAAATATCACTACTATCTCTTGAAAAATGTATACTACTTTGTGTAGCATCGTTCTTATGTCAACATGTTTGGATCGCAAAAATCATcttaaagcctccagtggctggaatatatcccactaAGTCGTCACGCTGCTTCTCTATGCCGCGACCACGGGTCACTCTAAAGCGACCATGCCAGCGCAAAGCCTctgtccacacgctggctgtcatgTTGGACgttttccccccctcttcttTTTCGCTGTTCCCTCTGTGATGTGCACACACTCATGGCTGataacaaggcgctctaaaacAGCAGTTGCACCGGATGAACACTGATGAgaacgaaggcgctcaagttcttacaTAGTGGGGGTGGAGGACTAGCGCTGGATGCCAAGTGGATCACCGGGCCCCgctttaaccccccccccaaaaaaaaaatcaagaaaactgaaatggtaaaaCAGTTCAGTACtgtatctccacaattcagtatattatagttctttttttgcacatttttcagcagttatcttcaaacatttcaaatgtatttagaaCCAAAGCTCTACATTCACTCCACAGGGTCTTTAACTATTTTCCAGTAACATGA from the Phycodurus eques isolate BA_2022a chromosome 1, UOR_Pequ_1.1, whole genome shotgun sequence genome contains:
- the b4galt3 gene encoding beta-1,4-galactosyltransferase 3 isoform X2, which gives rise to MSLPGSACAYEWGLWCMDSVVDHSCYCIVPQESWTDTKIWIYTKTEMVLPWLMPQLDTEFDELPVVGPVSVHLSSPLTLEEIRTRNPLVLPGGLYRPPDCEPRHRTAIVVPYRNRQTHLRALLYHLHPFLQRQQIHYSIYIVQQWGNGTFNRAKLLNVGVREALRDEDWSCIFLHDVDLLPENDHNTYTCHKQFPTHLSVAMDKFRYRLPYPQYFGGVSAVTPEQYMKMNGFPNQYWGWGGEDDDIAARVRLSGMKIVRPPAAVGHYKMIKHRGDRGNEQNPHRFDLLKRTRLNWRSDGLNSLTYELLSKEREALYTNLTVDIGEEPHRPQGKTATPVHQRSASKTAATDNRETKRPESKGSAVVNVTATRPDGLKTEPPRTKAANETRQEKTSVHASHL
- the b4galt3 gene encoding beta-1,4-galactosyltransferase 3 isoform X1, whose protein sequence is MMACCGRSLDSPCTLGLLVGFQFAFVLYFSLGGFRGLVSVLVHTTEREFDYSRPHDVYTNLSHLRAPPPPPRNSGTGPPVVGPPLADCQIVSPLLVGPVSVHLSSPLTLEEIRTRNPLVLPGGLYRPPDCEPRHRTAIVVPYRNRQTHLRALLYHLHPFLQRQQIHYSIYIVQQWGNGTFNRAKLLNVGVREALRDEDWSCIFLHDVDLLPENDHNTYTCHKQFPTHLSVAMDKFRYRLPYPQYFGGVSAVTPEQYMKMNGFPNQYWGWGGEDDDIAARVRLSGMKIVRPPAAVGHYKMIKHRGDRGNEQNPHRFDLLKRTRLNWRSDGLNSLTYELLSKEREALYTNLTVDIGEEPHRPQGKTATPVHQRSASKTAATDNRETKRPESKGSAVVNVTATRPDGLKTEPPRTKAANETRQEKTSVHASHL